The proteins below are encoded in one region of Rubripirellula reticaptiva:
- the leuS gene encoding leucine--tRNA ligase: MPRYNPAEIEPRWQSFWESDRTFVTPELPTQAADGTFKKRYILDMFPYPSGDGLHVGHPEGYTATDITSRFCRARGESVLHPMGFDAFGLPAEEHAIKTGEHPRIQTQRNIDTFTRQLKMLGFSYDWDRVLATTDEDYFKWTQFIFLELYDTWFDVEQQKGRPIAELPIPADVAAQGDAAVETYRDSQRLAYESDALVNWCPKLGTVLANEEVQDGKSEVGGHPVKRIPLRQWMLRITAYAERLLDGLDELQWPIGIKKLQQDWIGRSTGAEVDFAVGDQKLRVYTTRPDTLFGATYMVISPEHTMVDSLTTADQSAAVKAYCEKASFKSDRERTEGDKAKTGVFTGSHAVNPVTGKPIPIWIADYVLAGYGTGAIMAVPAHDIRDFEFAKQYNLPIIQVVEPPKSDPNYDDFMSGEKCFAGHGVAINSEKFDGQTTEQVKAAVTAWLTEQGTGAEAVNYKLRDWLFSRQRFWGEPFPILHEVDADGNPTGVKRGVPVDQLPVRLPELEDFKPHGRPEPPLAKAADDWLYVNLDGKRYRRETNTMPQWAGSCWYYLRYIDNKNDVALVDPAKEKAWMPVDLYVGGAEHAVLHLLYSRFWHKLLYDRGHVSCPEPFGRLVNQGMILGEVEYTGYESESGTPVSASDVRRDADGNLTGTNGEKVVAKSISEEEVDKKGDGFVLKSDAKVRIESRAHKMSKSRGNVVNPDVVVREYGADSLRLYEMFMGPLEATKPWAMTGVGGVRNFLDRVWRMVVDQDSDDDVLAPGLTDAKCDDEQNRMLNLTIKRVTEDTENMQFNTAIARMMEFTNFFTRSETRPTEAIKTFLILLAPYAPHLCEELYRRLGGTESIAKEAWPTFDEAALVESSIEVPVQINGKIKAKVNIAPDASKEALAELALSDPKVKELIDGKTIVKQIIVPGRLVNLVVK; the protein is encoded by the coding sequence ATGCCTCGCTACAACCCCGCCGAAATCGAACCTCGCTGGCAATCTTTCTGGGAATCGGATCGCACGTTCGTCACTCCAGAACTGCCGACCCAAGCTGCTGACGGGACATTCAAGAAGCGATACATTCTGGACATGTTTCCCTACCCCAGCGGCGATGGGCTGCACGTCGGCCACCCCGAAGGATACACGGCCACCGACATAACGTCTCGCTTTTGTCGCGCTCGCGGTGAGAGCGTCTTGCACCCGATGGGGTTTGACGCGTTCGGTTTGCCAGCCGAAGAACACGCCATCAAAACCGGTGAACATCCGCGCATCCAAACTCAGCGGAACATCGACACGTTCACTCGCCAGTTGAAAATGTTGGGTTTCAGTTACGACTGGGACCGAGTCTTGGCGACGACGGACGAGGACTATTTCAAATGGACTCAGTTCATCTTTTTGGAACTGTACGACACCTGGTTCGACGTCGAACAACAGAAGGGTCGCCCGATCGCCGAACTGCCGATTCCGGCCGACGTGGCCGCCCAAGGTGACGCGGCAGTAGAAACTTATCGGGATTCACAACGACTCGCGTACGAAAGCGATGCGCTGGTGAATTGGTGTCCGAAGTTGGGCACCGTGCTTGCCAATGAAGAAGTCCAAGACGGCAAAAGCGAAGTTGGTGGTCATCCTGTCAAACGTATCCCGCTGAGACAATGGATGCTGCGAATCACAGCTTACGCAGAACGTTTACTCGACGGACTCGATGAATTGCAGTGGCCGATCGGTATCAAGAAACTGCAGCAAGATTGGATCGGACGCAGTACCGGCGCGGAAGTCGACTTCGCCGTTGGCGATCAAAAATTGCGTGTCTACACGACTCGACCCGACACGTTGTTCGGCGCGACCTACATGGTGATCTCACCCGAACACACCATGGTCGATTCGTTGACGACAGCCGATCAGTCGGCGGCCGTGAAAGCGTATTGCGAGAAAGCGTCGTTCAAAAGCGATCGCGAACGAACCGAAGGCGACAAGGCCAAGACGGGTGTCTTCACCGGCAGCCATGCCGTGAACCCAGTCACCGGAAAACCGATTCCGATCTGGATCGCCGACTACGTGCTGGCGGGCTACGGCACCGGTGCGATTATGGCGGTACCAGCACACGACATCCGTGATTTCGAGTTCGCCAAACAATACAATTTGCCGATCATCCAAGTCGTTGAGCCGCCAAAGTCGGATCCGAATTATGACGACTTCATGTCCGGCGAGAAGTGTTTCGCCGGACACGGCGTCGCCATCAACAGCGAAAAATTTGACGGACAAACGACCGAACAAGTCAAGGCCGCAGTAACCGCTTGGTTGACCGAGCAAGGCACCGGCGCCGAAGCGGTCAACTACAAGCTGCGTGACTGGTTGTTCAGTCGCCAACGATTCTGGGGCGAACCGTTTCCGATCTTGCACGAGGTCGACGCGGACGGAAACCCAACGGGCGTCAAACGTGGCGTTCCGGTAGACCAGCTTCCCGTTCGATTGCCAGAACTGGAAGATTTTAAGCCTCACGGGCGTCCCGAACCGCCACTCGCTAAGGCGGCTGACGATTGGTTGTATGTCAATCTGGATGGAAAACGCTATCGCCGCGAAACGAACACGATGCCCCAGTGGGCCGGTTCGTGCTGGTACTACTTGCGATACATCGACAACAAGAACGACGTGGCGTTGGTCGATCCCGCAAAAGAAAAGGCTTGGATGCCGGTCGACTTGTACGTGGGCGGCGCCGAACATGCGGTGCTGCACCTGTTGTACTCGCGTTTCTGGCACAAACTGCTGTACGACCGCGGCCACGTGTCGTGTCCCGAACCGTTTGGACGCCTGGTCAACCAAGGCATGATCTTGGGCGAAGTCGAATACACGGGCTACGAAAGTGAATCAGGAACACCTGTTTCAGCCAGCGATGTTCGCCGAGATGCCGACGGCAACTTGACAGGCACGAATGGCGAAAAGGTTGTCGCGAAGTCGATCAGCGAAGAGGAAGTCGACAAAAAGGGTGACGGTTTCGTCTTGAAGTCGGACGCGAAGGTTCGCATCGAGAGCCGCGCTCACAAGATGTCCAAGAGCCGCGGGAACGTGGTCAACCCGGACGTGGTTGTGCGGGAGTACGGTGCAGACTCGCTGCGACTGTACGAGATGTTCATGGGGCCGCTCGAAGCCACCAAGCCTTGGGCGATGACCGGTGTCGGCGGCGTCCGCAATTTCTTGGACCGAGTTTGGCGAATGGTCGTCGATCAAGATTCGGACGACGACGTGCTTGCCCCCGGATTGACGGATGCCAAGTGTGACGACGAACAAAACCGCATGTTGAACTTGACGATCAAACGTGTCACCGAAGACACCGAAAACATGCAGTTCAATACAGCGATCGCGAGGATGATGGAGTTCACCAACTTCTTCACCCGCTCCGAAACACGTCCGACCGAAGCGATCAAAACGTTCCTGATTTTGCTCGCGCCCTATGCGCCGCACCTCTGCGAAGAACTGTACCGACGTCTCGGAGGAACCGAATCGATCGCCAAGGAAGCTTGGCCAACGTTCGATGAAGCTGCCCTCGTCGAATCCAGCATCGAAGTGCCTGTCCAAATCAACGGAAAGATCAAAGCCAAAGTCAACATCGCGCCGGATGCATCGAAAGAAGCACTTGCCGAGTTGGCACTCAGCGATCCAAAGGTCAAAGAATTGATCGACGGCAAAACGATCGTCAAACAGATCATCGTTCCCGGACGTTTGGTCAACTTGGTCGTGAAGTAA
- a CDS encoding Gfo/Idh/MocA family protein encodes MSIGIGIVGVGMIANFHARAIADAKGAHLVGATSRRPEPTAAFAAKHDCKPFDSLEAMLADPEVQAVSICAPSGAHLDPAVAAAKAGKHVIVEKPLEVTTERCDQIIKACDDAGVRLAVTFQSRFHESSRLMKKAVDSGRFGKITMGDAYVKWFRSQEYYDSGAWRGTWALDGGGALMNQAIHSVDLLLWLMGPVAEVSAMTATMTHERIEVEDIAVATLKFANGALGVIEATTTAYPGSLKRIEISGSHGTAILEEEDIKQWQFADETADDEALRQRMAGKTETGGGAADPSAIGHHGHTMLFEEVIAAINENRPSVLDGHEGRRSVELIRAIYESARTGQTVNLA; translated from the coding sequence ATGAGCATTGGTATCGGTATTGTTGGTGTTGGCATGATTGCCAACTTTCACGCTCGTGCGATCGCGGACGCCAAAGGCGCCCATTTGGTTGGTGCGACCAGTCGCCGGCCTGAACCAACCGCAGCGTTTGCGGCGAAGCACGACTGCAAGCCGTTTGATTCTTTGGAAGCGATGCTAGCCGATCCCGAAGTCCAGGCTGTGTCAATCTGTGCCCCAAGCGGTGCTCACTTGGACCCGGCGGTCGCCGCGGCTAAGGCGGGAAAGCATGTGATCGTTGAAAAGCCACTGGAAGTCACGACAGAACGATGCGACCAAATCATCAAAGCTTGTGATGATGCCGGCGTGCGTCTGGCAGTCACCTTTCAAAGTCGATTCCACGAGTCTAGCCGTTTGATGAAAAAGGCCGTCGACTCGGGCCGTTTTGGCAAGATCACAATGGGTGATGCCTACGTGAAATGGTTTCGCAGCCAGGAATACTACGACAGCGGTGCGTGGCGAGGCACGTGGGCTCTCGACGGTGGCGGAGCATTGATGAACCAAGCGATCCACTCGGTCGACCTATTGCTGTGGTTGATGGGACCAGTCGCCGAAGTCAGCGCGATGACAGCCACGATGACTCACGAGCGGATCGAAGTCGAAGACATCGCGGTTGCAACTTTGAAATTCGCAAACGGTGCTCTCGGCGTTATCGAGGCCACCACGACGGCGTACCCCGGTTCGCTAAAACGGATCGAAATCAGCGGCAGTCACGGAACGGCGATCCTGGAAGAAGAAGACATTAAACAGTGGCAGTTCGCCGATGAAACAGCGGACGACGAAGCACTGCGACAACGAATGGCTGGCAAGACAGAAACTGGTGGTGGTGCGGCCGACCCGTCCGCGATCGGACATCACGGACACACGATGCTGTTCGAAGAAGTGATTGCAGCGATCAACGAAAATCGCCCATCCGTGCTCGACGGTCACGAAGGCCGCCGCAGCGTCGAGTTGATTCGAGCAATTTACGAGAGTGCCCGAACCGGGCAGACCGTTAATCTCGCTTAG
- a CDS encoding DMT family transporter, with translation MAASAIEWIPRREPFGDAKRRSVITVVYDESIRHSLFRNSTQLTDSTTSEAAQESDSVVQFRSGMSLAILGTFLFALKSIFIKLAFAEGVGATFLLTLRMSLALPFYVLVFWKLRSRSDEQPISRSDVVRSLGLGFLGYYLASYLDLSGLELISAQLERLTLFTYPAMVALLAWMFLGETIDRRIIASIVLCYLGVLLMYGQEKTLTDGSDVRQGVALVIGAALSYSLYILFAKPTMQRIGSREFTSMAMIGSTFFIGVHFVITEPVQSLVQAKPIVYVYGLLLAFVCTVLPSFMINEAIVRIGATRTTVIGSIGPVLTMGLAIAVLGEPTSIQHIAGMAIAIVGVSLVAKK, from the coding sequence TTGGCTGCGTCAGCGATAGAGTGGATTCCGCGGCGTGAACCTTTCGGCGACGCCAAGCGTCGATCAGTCATCACAGTCGTGTACGACGAATCCATCCGCCATTCACTCTTTCGAAACTCGACTCAATTGACCGATTCAACGACCAGCGAAGCGGCACAAGAGAGCGATTCAGTCGTGCAATTCCGGTCGGGCATGTCGTTGGCGATCTTAGGAACGTTTCTATTTGCGTTGAAGTCGATCTTTATCAAACTTGCGTTTGCCGAAGGCGTCGGCGCCACGTTCCTTTTGACGCTGCGAATGTCATTGGCACTTCCATTCTACGTCCTCGTATTTTGGAAGCTGCGTAGCCGTAGCGATGAACAACCTATCAGTCGATCCGACGTCGTGCGCTCCTTGGGACTTGGCTTCCTAGGTTACTATTTGGCGTCGTACCTGGACCTTTCCGGTCTCGAACTGATCTCGGCCCAGCTTGAACGATTGACCTTGTTCACGTACCCCGCGATGGTCGCGTTGTTGGCTTGGATGTTTCTAGGTGAGACGATTGACCGGCGAATCATCGCATCGATCGTGCTTTGCTACCTTGGCGTGCTGTTGATGTACGGCCAAGAAAAGACGTTGACCGATGGCAGTGACGTTCGCCAGGGTGTCGCGTTGGTGATCGGGGCAGCGCTGAGCTATTCGTTGTACATCTTGTTCGCGAAACCCACGATGCAGCGAATCGGCAGTCGCGAATTCACCAGCATGGCGATGATTGGTTCGACATTTTTCATTGGTGTGCACTTCGTCATTACCGAGCCAGTCCAGAGTCTGGTCCAAGCAAAACCGATCGTTTATGTCTACGGTTTGCTGTTGGCGTTTGTGTGCACCGTGTTGCCAAGCTTCATGATCAATGAAGCGATCGTTCGCATCGGTGCGACACGCACGACCGTGATCGGATCGATCGGGCCAGTCCTGACGATGGGACTGGCGATCGCGGTACTGGGCGAACCCACGTCAATCCAGCACATCGCCGGAATGGCGATCGCGATCGTCGGCGTCAGCTTGGTGGCGAAAAAGTAG
- a CDS encoding glycoside hydrolase family 71/99-like protein, translating to MLAHYMPWFVAKPVNQAWGFHWTMNQFNPDEFEPNAVGKGTQSVRQRSIASEYYPSIGPYDSSDVDVIEYHLLLMKVAGIDGVIVDWYGIQPCYDYPILHRNTTTLIDQANKMGMKFAICYEDQTLGPLIEQGLVKESERVEHVASEIAWLNKNWFSLDNYVRLGGKPAMLSFGNAGLSNEQWTECIGRLTFPIAYFSEHHRRDGATGAFDWPIPGPGMDAVDRFYRDSPEWEAAIPVVFPRFVDFYGEAKVRESYPDIEDADGETFRVTLARALASKAAFAQIATWNDWGEGTVIEPSVEFGDRDLKHLQTQLLGQQADPTALALPGKLLEFRKSNGATKDELDRVADWIGTGEYAKAKSWLRQR from the coding sequence ATGCTTGCTCACTATATGCCTTGGTTTGTCGCCAAACCCGTCAACCAAGCGTGGGGATTCCACTGGACGATGAACCAATTCAATCCCGACGAATTCGAACCCAACGCGGTGGGCAAGGGAACTCAGTCTGTGCGTCAGCGGTCAATCGCTTCCGAGTATTATCCGTCGATTGGGCCGTACGATTCCAGTGATGTCGATGTGATCGAGTATCACTTGTTGCTGATGAAAGTCGCTGGGATCGATGGAGTGATCGTCGACTGGTATGGCATCCAGCCCTGCTACGATTATCCGATCCTGCATCGAAACACAACGACGCTAATCGATCAAGCCAACAAGATGGGAATGAAGTTTGCGATTTGCTACGAGGACCAAACGCTTGGACCACTCATTGAACAAGGGCTCGTCAAGGAATCCGAAAGAGTTGAGCACGTGGCGTCGGAGATTGCGTGGCTGAATAAGAATTGGTTCTCGCTTGACAACTATGTTCGACTTGGTGGCAAGCCAGCGATGTTGTCGTTCGGTAACGCGGGACTTTCAAACGAGCAGTGGACCGAGTGCATTGGCAGGCTGACATTTCCGATCGCGTACTTCAGCGAGCATCATCGACGTGATGGGGCAACCGGTGCGTTTGATTGGCCGATCCCTGGTCCAGGGATGGATGCGGTCGATCGTTTCTATCGAGACTCGCCCGAATGGGAAGCTGCGATTCCGGTTGTCTTCCCCCGGTTTGTAGACTTCTATGGCGAAGCCAAGGTGCGTGAAAGCTACCCCGACATTGAAGACGCTGATGGCGAAACGTTTCGCGTCACGCTTGCCCGCGCACTGGCCAGTAAGGCAGCCTTTGCGCAAATTGCTACCTGGAACGACTGGGGCGAAGGAACTGTGATCGAGCCAAGCGTTGAATTTGGCGATCGTGACTTGAAACATTTGCAAACTCAATTGCTCGGTCAGCAGGCTGATCCGACGGCGCTGGCATTGCCGGGCAAATTGCTAGAGTTTCGTAAGAGCAACGGTGCGACCAAAGACGAACTGGACCGTGTTGCCGATTGGATTGGTACGGGTGAGTATGCGAAGGCGAAGTCTTGGCTGCGTCAGCGATAG
- a CDS encoding alpha/beta hydrolase, which translates to MRSFPTHGLMGVLCLLMMTATSHAQDNKPVRQTYTVEEDVLYRDEDGISDLANKRCRLDVYYPADKKGFPTVVWFHGGGLTGGNKSIPKELKNQGVAVVAANYRLHPDVKSPTYVEDAAAAVAWTIKNIERFGGSKSKVFVSGHSAGGYLTSMIGLDRHYLAAHDLEANDLAGLIPFSGHTITHFTVRKERGIKSTQAIVDEMAPIFHVRADAPPILLITGDREKEMLGRYEENAYFWRMLKAVGDEDVELFELDGYDHGGMAAPAFPLLIRFINQHSD; encoded by the coding sequence ATGAGATCGTTTCCAACACACGGATTGATGGGCGTTCTGTGCCTGTTGATGATGACCGCAACGTCACACGCCCAAGACAATAAGCCGGTCAGGCAGACTTACACCGTCGAAGAAGACGTCTTGTACCGTGACGAGGATGGAATATCCGACCTCGCCAATAAACGCTGCCGGTTGGACGTCTATTACCCGGCCGACAAGAAAGGCTTTCCTACGGTCGTGTGGTTCCACGGCGGTGGACTTACCGGCGGGAACAAGTCGATCCCGAAGGAATTGAAGAACCAAGGCGTAGCAGTCGTGGCCGCAAACTATCGCTTGCACCCAGACGTCAAGTCGCCAACCTACGTCGAAGATGCCGCGGCAGCGGTTGCTTGGACAATCAAGAACATTGAGCGTTTCGGCGGATCAAAGTCTAAAGTTTTCGTCAGCGGTCATTCCGCCGGCGGATACCTGACTAGCATGATTGGTTTGGACCGACATTACCTTGCCGCTCACGATTTGGAAGCCAACGATCTTGCCGGCCTGATTCCGTTCAGCGGTCACACGATCACTCACTTCACGGTTCGCAAAGAACGCGGCATCAAGTCCACCCAAGCAATCGTTGACGAGATGGCACCGATCTTTCACGTTCGCGCCGATGCACCACCGATTCTGCTAATCACCGGCGATCGTGAAAAGGAAATGCTTGGTCGGTACGAGGAAAACGCCTACTTTTGGCGAATGTTAAAAGCGGTCGGTGATGAAGACGTCGAGCTGTTCGAACTCGACGGCTATGACCACGGCGGCATGGCCGCGCCAGCCTTTCCTCTGTTGATACGGTTCATCAATCAACACAGCGACTAA
- a CDS encoding Lacal_2735 family protein, with the protein MFGSGNSKEKLQEKYNKLMQESFDLSTVNRKKSDMKRAEAEEIGKQLGELEKTS; encoded by the coding sequence ATGTTTGGATCGGGAAATAGCAAAGAGAAGTTGCAGGAAAAATACAATAAGCTGATGCAGGAATCTTTTGATCTGTCCACGGTCAATCGAAAGAAGAGCGACATGAAACGAGCCGAGGCGGAAGAGATCGGCAAGCAGCTCGGCGAGTTGGAAAAGACGTCTTAG